In the genome of Cryptomeria japonica chromosome 8, Sugi_1.0, whole genome shotgun sequence, one region contains:
- the LOC131062651 gene encoding probable receptor-like protein kinase At2g42960: protein MSSGGFLNAELSKKTSLFGLKLWVVIGIAVGAFIVIILILLSAWLASRRRSSSVLENVPMTQIPKVSKEIKEVKVEKVGSVNLSPSDAVLLTIDKSSDRESEKVLVRVGIRRSTDMDTHSQGSSIFQQEIGGNSLSGEEGNSGTFTLYRASSSHAINPASPLSGLPEVSHLGWGHWFTLRDLEVATNCFARENVLGEGGYGIVYKGQLANGTMVAVKNILNNLGQAEKEFRTEVEAIGHVRHKNLVRLLGYCIEGTHRMLVYEYVNNGNLDQWLHGAMRQQGFLTWEARMKVILGTAKALAYLHEAIEPKVVHRDIKASNILMDSDFNAKVSDFGLAKLLGSEKSHITTRVMGTFGYVAPEYANTGLLNEKSDVYSFGVLLLETITGRDPVDYGRPADEVNLVEWLKMMVGNRRSEEVVDPNIDMKPATRNLKRALLVALRCLDPDSEKRPKMGHVVRMLEVDEFPYHEDRRNRARHARKSEVEDEEKPIWQNTAEASASRDVDSHTDTRNGVEQANASEQRKRGRK from the exons ATGTCATCTGGTGGCTTTCTAAATGCTGAGCTATCCAAGAAGACTTCCCTGTTTGGGCTGAAATTATGGGTTGTGATTGGCATAGCTGTTGGTGCTTTTATTGTCATAATACTAATTCTATTATCAGCATGGCTTGCTTCTCGAAGAAGATCAAGCAGTGTTTTAGAAAACGTACCAATGACCCAGATCCCAAAAGTCTCAAAGGAAATTAAGGAAGTCAAGGTTGAGAAGGTGGGGTCAGTAAATTTGTCTCCCAGTGATGCTGTTCTTCTTACCATTGACAAATCCAGTGACAGAGAATCAGAAAAAGTTTTAGTCCGTGTTGGTATAAGGAGATCTACTGATATGGATACTCACAGCCAGGGCAGCTCTATCTTTCAACAGGAGATTGGAGGAAATTCACTTTCAGGAGAAGAGGGAAACTCGGGCACATTCACACTTTATAGGGCTTCATCTTCCCATGCAATTAATCCAGCTTCACCATTGAGTGGTTTGCCTGAAGTTTCACATCTTGGATGGGGTCATTGGTTTACCCTTAGGGACCTTGAAGTTGCCACAAATTGCTTTGCAAGGGAAAATGTGCTGGGTGAGGGTGGATATGGAATTGTTTATAAGGGCCAGCTTGCCAATGGAACTATGGTTGCAGTCAAGAACATCCTCAACAATTT AGGACAAGCAGAAAAAGAGTTCAGGACAGAAGTAGAGGCTATTGGTCATGTGCGACACAAAAATCTAGTGCGTCTCCTTGGTTACTGCATAGAAGGAACTCACAG GATGCTGGTATATGAGTATGTAAATAATGGTAATTTAGATCAATGGCTTCATGGAGCAatgaggcaacaaggttttctGACATGGGAGGCCCGTATGAAGGTTATTCTTGGAACTGCAAAGGC GCTTGCATATCTGCACGAGGCTATTGAGCCAAAGGTTGTTCACAGAGACATCAAAGCCAGCAACATCTTAATGGATAGCGATTTTAATGCCAAGGTCTCAGATTTTGGATTAGCAAAGCTTCTTGGATCAGAAAAGAGCCACATCACAACTAGAGTGATGGGCACTTTTGG ATATGTTGCACCAGAGTATGCGAATACAGGATTGTTGAATGAAAAGAGTGATGTTTATAGCTTTGGAGTTCTCCTCTTAGAGACAATCACAGGTAGAGATCCAGTTGACTATGGTCGGCCAGCAGATGAG GTTAACCTTGTAGAATGGCTAAAGATGATGGTTGGTAACAGGCGCTCAGAAGAGGTGGTAGACCCAAATATAGATATGAAACCAGCTACACGTAATCTGAAGAGAGCACTCTTGGTTGCTCTAAGATGCCTTGATCCAGATTCTGAGAAAAGACCTAAGATGGGACATGTTGTACGGATGCTTGAAGTAGACGAGTTTCCTTATCATGAG GATCGAAGAAATAGAGCGCGTCATGCTAGAAAATCAGAAGTTGAGGATGAAGAGAAGCCTATCTGGCAAAATACAGCAGAAGCTTCAGCTTCTAGAGATGTGGATTCACATACTGATACAAGAAATGGGGTGGAACAGGCAAATGCTAGCGAGCAGAGAAAAAGGGGCAGGAAATAA